A segment of the Streptomyces sp. L2 genome:
GTCCGACGACCGCCTTGACCGCGCCGAGGTAGGCGGACTCGGCCCGCTCGCCGCGCAGTTCGCGCAGGACGTCGACCTCCACGGGGTCGCCGACGGTGGTTCCGGTGCCGTGCGCCTCCAGGTAGCCGACGGCGCCCGGGGGCAGACCCGCGTCGCGGTAGGCACGGCGCAGGGCCCTCAGCTGTCCGGAGGGCTGGGGGTGCAGGCCTCCCTGGACGGTCCCGTCGTTCGCGGTGCCCACCCCGCGGATCACGGCGTAGACGCGGTCCCCGGCGGCCAGCGCGTCGCTCAGGGGCCGCAGGACGAGGACCCCGCCGCCCTCCCCGAGGACGAAACCGTCGGCCCCGGCGCCGAAGGGAAGGCAGCGGCCGCTGCGCGAGATCGCGCCGATCCGGCACAGACCCACCAGCAGGTCCGGAGTGAGGACGAGTTGGGCGCCGCCCGCGAGGGCGATGCGACAGCGGCCGGCGCGCAGCGCGAACACCGCGTTGGCGACGGCCATGAGGCCGCCCGAGCACGCGGAGTCGAGGGCGTAGCTCTCGCCGTGCAGGTCGAAGACCGAACTGATCGTGTTCGGGCCCATGTTGAGCAGGAGTCCGGCCACGGAGCTGCCGTGCAGGGGATCGACCCCGCGGACCGTCTCCTGCAGACCGGGCCCGGCCGCGCGGGCGCCGAACTCGCCGCCGACCAGCTGCCGCATGCGGACCCGCAGGGTGCTGATCTCGCGGTAGCCGCTCTCGGTGAGCGAGGTGATGACGGAGGTCTCCTCGCGGTCGAAGCCGTCGGTCTCCCAGCCGGCGTCCTGGATCGCCTCGCGGGCGAGGTCGATCAGCAGCCGGTGCTGGGGGTCCATCGCCCGGGCCCGGCGCGGCGGGATGCCGTAGTGCGCGGCGTCGAAGTGCCCCACGTCCGGCAGGAGCGCCATGGTGTCGGTGTAGGCGGCGGACGCGTCACGGAAGTCGTCGCTGCGGAAGGCGGCGCCGCGCCACCGGGTGTCGGGCACGGTGGAGAACTGCGGGCGCGGGTCCGTCAGGAGCCGCCAGTACTGGTTGACGTTGGGGGCCCCCGGGAACCGGCAGGCCATGCCGACGATGGCGACGTCGTCGCGCCGCCGTTGCGTTGAACCCACTGTGGAATCTTTCGCTCTCGCAGCTGTCAGGTCAGGGGTGTCACCCGGTGGCGCCGGACCGTTCGCGCCACCAGTCGACGGTCGCCTTGACCTGTTCGTCGAGGGGGGTGGCGCGGACGGTGAACTCGGCCTCGTACACGCTCGAATCGACCACGAACGGGCGGTCGAACTGGTAGCGGATCTCCTTGAGTTCGCGGATCAGCGGGGAGACGAGGGAGAGGGCGCCCAGCACGGCCGGGGGCAGCGCGCGGACGGTGACCGGCGCGGTGCCGGCCTCGGTGGCCAGGCGGCCGGTCATCTCCCGGGTGGACAGGGCGGGTCCGGTCGGGACGTGCCAGGCGCGTCCCCAGGCCCGTTCCTCGCCCGCGACCTCGGTCAGGGCCCGGGCGACGTCGGGCAGGTAGGTCCAGCTGTGCGGGGCGTCCGGGTCGCCGAGGACGGAGACCGGTTTGCCGCGCAGCAGCCGGGGCACGACGCGGGCGGCCAGGTGGCCGCCGTCGGTCACGCCGGGCCCGAAGAAGTCGGAGGCCCGCACCTCGACGGCCTTGACCCGGCCCTGCCGGTGCAGGTCCCGTGCCTGCTCCCAACCGGCGGCCCGCACCCGTCCCTTGGGGCCGGTCGCGGCGAGCGGCAGGTCCTCGGTGAGGGGGCCGTCGACCGGGCCGTAGCCGTAGAGGTTGCCCAGCAGGACCAGGACGGCGCCGGTCTCCTCAGCGGCCGCGCAGACCGAGGAGACAAGGGGCGGCCACTGGGCCGCCCAGCGGTGGTAGGGGGGTGCCGCGCAGTGGTAGAGCGCGTCGGCGCCCCGCACGGCGTCGGTCAGGCGCCGGGGGTCGGCGGCGTCCAGCGCGATGTGCTCGATGCCCGGTTCGGGGCTCCGGCCCGTTCTGGTGATGACCCGTACCGTATGCCCCTGTTGGGCCAGCAGCCGCGCTGTGGCCGCTCCGGCGGGACCGTTTCCGATGACGACTTTAAGGCTCACGGGCGCACACTAGCGCGCGTGTGTGTCAGTCCTGTGTCAGCTCTGTCCTGGGCCGGAACGGGTGACCACGCGGCTGGTCACGCGGCTGTTCAGGGGCTGGTCACGGGGCCGGCCGGTACAGGACGGGCAGATCGGAGGGGCGTACCCGGACCGTCACGGGCAGGGTGGCCTCGACCTCGCCGTCGGCGCCGTAGGGGACGGGCCGGGCGGCCTCGATGCGGATCTCGCGGCCGCGCAGGACCCGCACCTGGGGGCGGTGCACGTGGGCACCGGTCTTCAGGTCGTTCATGAGGGCGAAGAACAGCAGGCGCGGGGC
Coding sequences within it:
- a CDS encoding NAD-dependent epimerase/dehydratase family protein — translated: MSLKVVIGNGPAGAATARLLAQQGHTVRVITRTGRSPEPGIEHIALDAADPRRLTDAVRGADALYHCAAPPYHRWAAQWPPLVSSVCAAAEETGAVLVLLGNLYGYGPVDGPLTEDLPLAATGPKGRVRAAGWEQARDLHRQGRVKAVEVRASDFFGPGVTDGGHLAARVVPRLLRGKPVSVLGDPDAPHSWTYLPDVARALTEVAGEERAWGRAWHVPTGPALSTREMTGRLATEAGTAPVTVRALPPAVLGALSLVSPLIRELKEIRYQFDRPFVVDSSVYEAEFTVRATPLDEQVKATVDWWRERSGATG